The following coding sequences are from one Saccharomyces cerevisiae S288C chromosome X, complete sequence window:
- the CPS1 gene encoding Gly-Xaa carboxypeptidase (Vacuolar carboxypeptidase S; targeted to vacuole via Vps10p-dependent endosomal vacuolar protein sorting pathway and via AP-3 pathway; expression induced under low-nitrogen conditions), which produces MIALPVEKAPRKSLWQRHRAFISGIVALIIIGTFFLTSGLHPAPPHEAKRPHHGKGPMHSPKCEKIEPLSPSFKHSVDTILHDPAFRNSSIEKLSNAVRIPTVVQDKNPNPADDPDFYKHFYELHDYFEKTFPNIHKHLKLEKVNELGLLYTWEGSDPDLKPLLLMAHQDVVPVNNETLSSWKFPPFSGHYDPETDFVWGRGSNDCKNLLIAEFEAIEQLLIDGFKPNRTIVMSLGFDEEASGTLGAASLASFLHERYGDDGIYSIIDEGEGIMEVDKDVFVATPINAEKGYVDFEVSILGHGGHSSVPPDHTTIGIASELITEFEANPFDYEFEFDNPIYGLLTCAAEHSKSLSKDVKKTILGAPFCPRRKDKLVEYISNQSHLRSLIRTTQAVDIINGGVKANALPETTRFLINHRINLHSSVAEVFERNIEYAKKIAEKYGYGLSKNGDDYIIPETELGHIDITLLRELEPAPLSPSSGPVWDILAGTIQDVFENGVLQNNEEFYVTTGLFSGNTDTKYYWNLSKNIYRFVGSIIDIDLLKTLHSVNEHVDVPGHLSAIAFVYEYIVNVNEYA; this is translated from the coding sequence ATGATCGCCTTACCAGTAGAGAAGGCCCCTAGAAAGTCCCTATGGCAAAGGCACAGAGCCTTTATTAGTGGAATAGTTGCCCTTATTATCATCGGCACCTTCTTCCTCACTTCGGGTCTCCACCCAGCACCACCTCATGAGGCAAAGCGTCCACACCATGGAAAAGGTCCCATGCACTCACCCAAATGTGAGAAGATTGAACCATTAAGTCCATCATTCAAACATTCCGTCGACACAATTCTTCATGACCCTGCCTTTAGAAACAGCTCCATTGAGAAACTGTCCAATGCTGTTAGAATCCCCACTGTAGTCCAAGACAAAAACCCCAACCCCGCAGATGATCCGGATTTCTATAAGCATTTTTATGAACTACACGACTATTTTGAGAAGACTTTCCCTAATATTCACAAGCATTTGAAATTGGAGAAAGTCAATGAGCTGGGTCTTCTATACACATGGGAAGGTTCTGATCCTGATCTAAAACCATTATTGTTAATGGCCCATCAAGATGTTGTACCTGTAAACAACGAAACTTTATCATCCTGGAAGTTCCCTCCATTTTCTGGTCACTATGATCCAGAAACAGATTTTGTTTGGGGGCGTGGTTCTAACGATTGTAAGAACTTGTTAATTGCCGAGTTTGAAGCTATCGAACAACTGTTGATAGATGGATTCAAGCCCAACAGAACTATTGTTATGTCGCTTGgttttgatgaagaagcaaGCGGCACCCTCGGTGCTGCCAGCTTAGCCTCATTTCTTCACGAAAGATATGGTGATGATGGTATTTACAGTATCATTGACGAGGGTGAAGGTATCATGGAAGTCGACAAGGATGTCTTTGTTGCCACTCCAATCAACGCTGAAAAAGGCTATGTCGACTTCGAAGTCAGTATTCTAGGCCATGGTGGTCATTCCTCTGTCCCACCTGATCATACCACAATCGGTATCGCTTCAGAACTGATTACTGAATTTGAAGCCAACCCATTTGACTACGAATTTGAGTTTGACAATCCAATCTATGGATTGTTGACATGTGCTGCTGAACATTCTAAATCTTTAAGTAAGGATGTGAAGAAGACAATTTTGGGCGCACCATTCTGTCCTAGAAGGAAGGACAAGCTTGTTGAGTACATTTCCAACCAATCACATTTGCGCAGCTTAATAAGAACAACACAAGCTGTTGATATCATCAATGGTGGTGTTAAAGCTAATGCTCTGCCCGAAACTACCAGATTCTTGATCAATCACAGAATTAATTTACATTCTTCTGTGGCTGAAGtctttgaaagaaacatAGAATATGCGAAAAAGATTGCTGAGAAGTATGGCTATGGTTTATCTAAGAACGGTGACGATTACATTATCCCTGAAACCGAGTTAGGTCACATTGACATTACTCTCTTGAGAGAATTGGAACCAGCACCACTTTCGCCAAGTTCAGGCCCTGTTTGGGACATTTTGGCAGGTACTATTCAAgatgtttttgaaaacgGTGTTCTACAAAACAACGAAGAGTTCTATGTGACTACTGGTTTATTCTCTGGTAACACCGATACTAAATACTACTGGAATTTGTCCAAGAACATTTATAGGTTTGTTGGCTCTATCATTGATATTGATTTACTGAAGACATTGCATTCGGTTAATGAACACGTGGATGTCCCAGGTCATTTATCTGCCATTGCCTTTGTTTACGAGTATATCGTTAATGTTAACGAATACGCTTAA
- the TOH1 gene encoding Toh1p (GPI-anchored cell wall hypothetical protein; induced in response to cell wall damaging agents and by mutations in genes involved in cell wall biogenesis; sequence similarity to YBR162C/TOS1, a covalently bound cell wall protein; protein abundance increases in response to DNA replication stress), which translates to MLQSIVLSVCMFMLHTVAASGPQSYQKLDFTNVGFTGSYVDVNKFKDITNNESCTCEVGDRVWFSGKNAPLADYLSVHFRGPLKLKQFAFYTSPGFTVNNSRSSSDWNRLAYYESSSKTADNVTFLNHGGEASPCLGNALSYASSNGTGSASEATVLADGTLISSDQEYIIYSNVSCPKSGYDKGCGVYRSGIPAYYGYGGTTKMFLFEFEMPTETEKNSSSIGYYDLPAIWLLNDHIARTSQYPTNANCSCWASGCGEYDIFEAMNGTEKNHLYSTFHTFQGIEDLGTGIQSYGYITRNTTGTMKGGVVFDSSGNVVSFISDATPFNGTVSADTVNDLLAAIPENETYSSQLMSISATAPSTTSKSNGVALTKMQNGVWYYILAIFTAFTQVVLI; encoded by the coding sequence ATGTTACAGAGTATAGTCCTTTCCGTGTGCATGTTTATGTTGCACACAGTCGCTGCCAGTGGACCTCAGTCGTACCAAAAGTTGGATTTCACTAATGTTGGTTTTACAGGCTCCTACGTAGATGTGAATAAGTTTAAAGATATCACCAACAATGAATCGTGTACTTGCGAAGTGGGTGACAGAGTATGGTTTAGTGGTAAGAACGCTCCACTAGCAGACTATTTATCCGTTCATTTCCGTGGACCATTGAAGTTGAaacaatttgctttttaCACATCCCCTGGATTTACCGTCAACAACAGCAGAAGTTCTTCTGATTGGAACCGTCTTGCCTACTATGAGTCCAGTTCCAAAACCGCTGATAACGTTACCTTTCTAAATCATGGAGGTGAAGCTTCCCCTTGTTTAGGAAATGCTTTGTCCTACGCTAGTTCTAACGGTACTGGCAGCGCCAGTGAAGCTACCGTTTTGGCAGATGGCactttgatttcttcagaTCAAGAATACATAATCTATTCGAATGTCTCATGTCCAAAATCAGGTTATGATAAGGGTTGTGGGGTTTACCGTAGTGGCATTCCAGCTTACTATGGGTACGGAGGTACAACAAAGatgtttttgtttgaattCGAAATGCCTACTGAAACTGAGAAAAATAGCAGCTCTATTGGGTACTATGACTTGCCTGCTATTTGGTTGCTAAACGATCACATTGCAAGGACTTCTCAATATCCAACCAATGCCAACTGTTCATGTTGGGCTAGTGGATGTGGGGAATACGATATTTTTGAAGCTATGAATGGTACGGAGAAAAACCATCTCTATTCTACTTTCCACACTTTCCAAGGTATCGAGGATTTGGGTACTGGTATCCAATCTTACGGATACATAACAAGAAATACTACTGGAACGATGAAAGGTGGTGTTGTTTTCGATTCTAGTGGAAATGTCGTTTCTTTCATATCTGATGCCACTCCATTCAATGGAACTGTTTCTGCTGATACTGTTAACGATTTATTGGCTGCAATTCCAGAAAACGAAACCTATTCTTCTCAATTGATGAGCATTTCTGCTACTGCGCCTTCGACCACCTCGAAGTCGAATGGTGTTGCTTTAACGAAGATGCAAAACGGTGTATGGTATTATATTTTGGCCATATTCACTGCCTTTACGCAAGTGGTTTTGATTTGA
- the ASG7 gene encoding Asg7p (Protein that regulates signaling from G protein beta subunit Ste4p; contributes to relocalization of Ste4p within the cell; specific to a-cells and induced by alpha-factor), with translation MTTLASSIEHKTKHLAAPFENDENPWMKKYCCQCKSCKMSVPVQPWLPRFFVFGILCPVFWLVNLLAWWFLQYWQPHELEFHDLQEDEYPGFYEYEAITKRTVIPIKEEVLQEIRVMQNFSDSNSEEYYESKDGMPSSFLNVNTEQVEDENDTLKKYRYAFLKKVAHDVLESHDLLRKTFRDWNLRSLLGLLIDSILIIFVVLLCKKSR, from the coding sequence ATGACTACTTTAGCATCAAGTATTGAGCATAAAACAAAACATCTAGCCGCGCCCTTCGAGAACGATGAGAACCCttggatgaaaaaatactgtTGCCAATGCAAATCATGTAAAATGAGTGTGCCTGTCCAACCTTGGCTGCCAAggttttttgtttttggaATCTTGTGCCCCGTTTTCTGGTTGGTGAATCTTTTAGCCTGGTGGTTCTTACAGTATTGGCAACCACATGAATTGGAATTCCACGACTTGCAAGAAGACGAATACCCAGGATTTTATGAATATGAAGCCATAACTAAAAGAACGGTGATACCCATAAAGGAAGAAGTCCTCCAAGAGATTCGCGTCATGCAGAATTTCAGTGATAGCAACAGCGAAGAATATTACGAGAGCAAAGACGGTATGCCGTCGTCTTTCCTAAACGTGAACACGGAACAAGTCGAGGACGAGAATGAcaccttgaaaaaatatcgTTACGCgtttttgaagaaggtaGCCCACGATGTGCTGGAGTCGCACGATTTATTACGTAAGACCTTCCGCGACTGGAATTTACGGTCTTTGCTTGGCCTCCTCATCGATTCTATACTCATAATATTTGTAGTTCTCCTATGTAAGAAAAGCCGTTAG
- the SET2 gene encoding histone methyltransferase SET2 (Histone methyltransferase with a role in transcriptional elongation; methylates H3 lysine 36 (H3K36), which suppresses incorporation of acetylated histones and signals for their deacetylation within transcribed genes; involved in transcription coupled-nucleotide excision repair; associates with C-terminal domain (CTD) of Rpo21p; H3K36me3 (trimethylation) requires Spt6p, proline 38 on H3, CTD of Rpo21p, Ctk1p, and C-terminal SRI domain of Ste2p; relocalizes to cytosol in response to hypoxia), protein MSKNQSVSASEDEKEILNNNAEGHKPQRLFDQEPDLTEEALTKFENLDDCIYANKRIGTFKNNDFMECDCYEEFSDGVNHACDEDSDCINRLTLIECVNDLCSSCGNDCQNQRFQKKQYAPIAIFKTKHKGYGVRAEQDIEANQFIYEYKGEVIEEMEFRDRLIDYDQRHFKHFYFMMLQNGEFIDATIKGSLARFCNHSCSPNAYVNKWVVKDKLRMGIFAQRKILKGEEITFDYNVDRYGAQAQKCYCEEPNCIGFLGGKTQTDAASLLPQNIADALGVTVSMEKKWLKLKKLSGEPIIKNENENINIEFLQSLEVQPIDSPVDVTKIMSVLLQQDNKIIASKLLKRLFTIDDDSLRHQAIKLHGYTCFSKMLKLFITEQPQVDGKGNETEEDDIKFIKGILDFLLELPKTTRNGIESSQIDNVVKTLPAKFPFLKPNCDELLEKWSKFETYKRITKKDINVAASKMIDLRRVRLPPGWEIIHENGRPLYYNAEQKTKLHYPPSGSSKVFSSRSNTQVNSPSSSGIPKTPGALDSKKHKLSDEEYERKKQKRLEYERIALERAKQEELESLKQKLKLENERKSVLEDIIAEANKQKELQKEEAKKLVEAKEAKRLKRKTVSQSQRLEHNWNKFFASFVPNLIKKNPQSKQFDHENIKQCAKDIVKILTTKELKKDSSRAPPDDLTKGKRHKVKEFINSYMDKIILKKKQKKALALSSASTRMSSPPPSTSS, encoded by the coding sequence ATGTCGAAGAACCAAAGTGTGAGTGCGTCggaagatgaaaaagaaatactgAATAACAACGCTGAGGGCCATAAACCTCAAAGGCTTTTTGATCAAGAGCCTGATCTCACAGAGGAAGCATTGAccaaatttgaaaacttggaTGACTGTATATATGCGAACAAGAGGATCGGAACATTTAAGAATAATGATTTCATGGAATGTGACTGTTATGAAGAATTCTCAGATGGCGTCAACCATGCCTGTGACGAGGATTCTGACTGTATCAATAGACTTACGTTGATAGAATGTGTCAACGATTTGTGTTCATCTTGTGGTAATGATTGTCAAAATCAgagatttcaaaagaagCAGTACGCTCCGATAGCCATATTTAAAACAAAGCATAAAGGTTATGGCGTAAGAGCCGAACAGGACATAGAAGCCAACCAGTTCATTTACGAGTACAAAGGTGAGGTGATCGAGGAGATGGAATTTAGAGATAGGTTAATAGACTATGACCAACGTCATTTCAagcatttttattttatgatGTTACAGAACGGAGAATTCATTGACGCCACAATAAAGGGTTCGTTGGCCAGATTTTGCAATCACTCTTGCAGCCCCAATGCATATGTTAATAAATGGGTTGTTAAGGATAAGCTACGCATGGGAATATTTgctcaaagaaaaattttaaaaggTGAGGAAATCACTTTTGATTATAATGTGGATCGTTATGGTGCTCAAGCTCAGAAATGCTACTGTGAGGAGCCAAATTGTATTGGGTTTCTCGGTGGTAAGACTCAAACAGATGCGGCATCTTTATTGCCCCAGAACATCGCTGATGCCTTGGGAGTGACTGTTTCCATGGAGAAAAAATGGCTAaagttaaagaaattaagcGGTGAGccaataataaagaatGAAAACGAGAACATAaatattgaatttcttcaatcatTGGAAGTCCAACCTATCGACAGCCCAGTGGATGTGACGAAGATCATGAGTGTATTACTACAGCAAGATAATAAGATAATTGCATCCAAACTCTTGAAGAGACTTTTTACTATCGATGATGACTCTCTTCGTCATCAGGCTATCAAACTACACGGTTACACCTGTTTTAGCAAAATGCTTAAATTGTTTATCACGGAACAACCTCAGGTAGATGGAAAAGGAAACGAgactgaagaagatgatatAAAGTTTATAAAGGGaattttagattttttgtTGGAATTACCAAAGACAACTCGAAACGGTATTGAGTCGTCACAAATTGATAATGTAGTAAAAACTCTCCCTGCAAagtttccatttttaaagCCAAACTGCGATGAGTTATTGGAGAAATGGTCGAAATttgaaacatataaaaggATAACGAAGAAAGACATAAACGTCGCAGCCAGCAAAATGATAGATTTGAGAAGGGTGAGATTACCTCCAGGCTGGGAGATCATTCACGAAAACGGTCGCCCATTGTATTATAATGCAGAACAGAAAACGAAACTACACTATCCACCTTCGGGATCATCTAAGGTCTTTAGTTCAAGGTCAAATACACAAGTAAATTCTCCGAGTAGCAGTGGAATACCAAAAACGCCTGGCGCTTTAGACTCTAAGAAACATAAGCTGAGTGACGAAGAATATGagaggaagaaacaaaaaagactGGAATACGAAAGAATTGCGCTAGAAAGAGCCaaacaagaagaattggaaaGCCTGAAGCAAAAGCTAAAGCTTGagaatgaaagaaaaagcgtTTTGGAGGATATTATAGCGGAGGCCAACAAACAGAAGGAGTTACAAAAGGAAGAGGCCAAAAAACTAGTGGAAGCAAAAGAGGCTAAGCggttgaaaagaaaaacggTCTCCCAGTCCCAAAGACTAGAGCACAACTGGAATAAATTCTTTGCATCTTTTGTACCCAacttaataaaaaaaaacccaCAAAGTAAACAATTTGATCATGAAAACATTAAACAATGTGCTAAAGACATCGTGAAAATCCTAACTACAAAGGAACTTAAAAAAGATTCTTCAAGAGCGCCGCCTGATGACTTaaccaaaggaaaaaggcATAAAGTTAAAGAATTCATAAATTCATACATGGATAAGATTATCCtcaagaagaagcaaaaaaaggCGTTGGCATTATCATCAGCATCAACAAGGATGTCTTCTCCTCCACCTTCAACATCATCATAA
- the ERG20 gene encoding bifunctional (2E,6E)-farnesyl diphosphate synthase/dimethylallyltranstransferase (Farnesyl pyrophosphate synthetase; has both dimethylallyltranstransferase and geranyltranstransferase activities; catalyzes the formation of C15 farnesyl pyrophosphate units for isoprenoid and sterol biosynthesis): MASEKEIRRERFLNVFPKLVEELNASLLAYGMPKEACDWYAHSLNYNTPGGKLNRGLSVVDTYAILSNKTVEQLGQEEYEKVAILGWCIELLQAYFLVADDMMDKSITRRGQPCWYKVPEVGEIAINDAFMLEAAIYKLLKSHFRNEKYYIDITELFHEVTFQTELGQLMDLITAPEDKVDLSKFSLKKHSFIVTFKTAYYSFYLPVALAMYVAGITDEKDLKQARDVLIPLGEYFQIQDDYLDCFGTPEQIGKIGTDIQDNKCSWVINKALELASAEQRKTLDENYGKKDSVAEAKCKKIFNDLKIEQLYHEYEESIAKDLKAKISQVDESRGFKADVLTAFLNKVYKRSK; encoded by the coding sequence ATGGcttcagaaaaagaaattaggAGAGAGAGATTCTTGAACGTTTTCCCTAAATTAGTAGAGGAATTGAACGCATCGCTTTTGGCTTACGGTATGCCTAAGGAAGCATGTGACTGGTATGCCCACTCATTGAACTACAACACTCCAGGCGGTAAGCTAAATAGAGGTTTGTCCGTTGTGGACACGTATGCTATTCTCTCCAACAAGACCGTTGAACAATTGGGGCAAGAAGAATACGAAAAGGTTGCCATTCTAGGTTGGTGCATTGAGTTGTTGCAGGCTTACTTCTTGGTCGCCGATGATATGATGGACAAGTCCATTACCAGAAGAGGCCAACCATGTTGGTACAAGGTTCCTGAAGTTGGGGAAATTGCCATCAATGACGCATTCATGTTAGAGGCTGCTATCTACaagcttttgaaatctCACTTCAGAAACGAAAAATACTACATAGATATCACCGAATTGTTCCATGAGGTCACCTTCCAAACCGAATTGGGCCAATTGATGGACTTAATCACTGCACCTGAAGACAAAGTCGACTTGAGTAAGTTCTCCCTAAAGAAGCACTCCTTCATAGTTACTTTCAAGACTGCTTACTATTCTTTCTACTTGCCTGTCGCATTGGCCATGTACGTTGCCGGTATCACGGATGAAAAGGATTTGAAACAAGCCAGAGATGTCTTGATTCCATTGGGTGAATACTTCCAAATTCAAGATGACTACTTAGACTGCTTCGGTACCCCAGAACAGATCGGTAAGATCGGTACAGATATCCAAGATAACAAATGTTCTTGGGTAATCAACAAGGCATTGGAACTTGCTTCCGcagaacaaagaaagacTTTAGACGAAAATTACGGTAAGAAGGACTCAGTCGCAGAAGCCAAATGcaaaaagattttcaaTGACTTGAAAATTGAACAGCTATACCACGAATATGAAGAGTCTATTGCCAAGGATTTGAAGGCCAAAATTTCTCAGGTCGATGAGTCTCGTGGCTTCAAAGCTGATGTCTTAACTGCGTTCTTGAACAAAGTTTACAAGAGAAGCAAATAG
- the QCR8 gene encoding ubiquinol--cytochrome-c reductase subunit 8 (Subunit 8 of ubiquinol cytochrome-c reductase (Complex III); Complex III is a component of the mitochondrial inner membrane electron transport chain; oriented facing the intermembrane space; expression is regulated by Abf1p and Cpf1p), with translation MGPPSGKTYMGWWGHMGGPKQKGITSYAVSPYAQKPLQGIFHNAVFNSFRRFKSQFLYVLIPAGIYWYWWKNGNEYNEFLYSKAGREELERVNV, from the coding sequence ATGGGTCCTCCAAGCGGTAAAACTTACATGGGATGGTGGGGTCACATGGGTGGTCCAAAGCAAAAAGGTATAACCTCATATGCTGTGTCTCCATATGCTCAAAAGCCATTACAAGGTATTTTCCATAACGCTGTATTCAATAGTTTTAGAAGATTTAAGTCTCAATTTCTATATGTATTAATACCTGCGGGAATTTATTGGTACTGGTGGAAGAACGGTAACGAGTATAATGAATTTCTGTACAGCAAAGCTGGTAGAGAAGAGCTGGAAAGAGTTAATGTTTAA